In a genomic window of Bradyrhizobium sp. LLZ17:
- a CDS encoding carbohydrate ABC transporter permease produces MPDRSFAPSRIVIYLVVTFFAAAYLAPLIVVVLNSLRTNEEIAQGSMIGWPQHLTWGNYALAWSGFCVAETCAGIRPYMLNSALITIPATIFSTLLGAVAGYAVSLWRFRGDNWIYGIVTLGLFLPQQMRLLPWTIVLRDTGLINTLSGLVLIHTIQGLSFTVLFCRNYYIAIPHELIRAARIDGAGFFRIFWRIILPLSSPILIVTVIWQFTHIWNEFLYGVTFTTGQQQPVTAALIALSAAVADIPQHGVQSAAVIIAALPTLLIYLFGGRYFVRGLTAGAVK; encoded by the coding sequence ATGCCTGACCGCAGCTTCGCCCCGAGCCGGATTGTCATCTATCTCGTCGTGACATTCTTCGCCGCCGCTTATCTCGCGCCGCTGATCGTCGTCGTGCTGAACTCGCTCCGGACCAATGAGGAGATTGCGCAGGGCTCGATGATCGGCTGGCCGCAACATTTGACCTGGGGCAATTATGCCCTGGCCTGGAGCGGATTCTGCGTCGCCGAGACCTGCGCCGGCATCCGGCCGTACATGCTGAACTCCGCGCTCATCACGATTCCCGCGACGATCTTCTCGACCCTGCTCGGTGCTGTCGCCGGTTACGCCGTGTCGCTCTGGCGTTTTCGCGGCGACAACTGGATCTATGGCATCGTCACCCTCGGCCTGTTCCTTCCCCAGCAGATGCGCCTGCTGCCCTGGACCATCGTGCTGCGGGACACCGGCCTCATCAACACCCTGTCGGGCCTCGTGCTGATCCACACGATCCAGGGGCTCTCCTTTACAGTGCTGTTCTGCCGAAACTACTATATCGCCATTCCACATGAACTGATCAGGGCCGCGCGCATCGACGGCGCCGGGTTCTTCCGCATTTTCTGGCGCATCATTCTGCCGCTCTCGTCTCCCATCCTGATCGTGACAGTGATCTGGCAGTTCACCCACATCTGGAACGAGTTCCTCTATGGCGTGACATTCACGACGGGGCAGCAGCAGCCCGTCACGGCCGCTCTCATCGCACTATCTGCCGCGGTGGCGGATATCCCGCAGCATGGCGTGCAGAGCGCTGCGGTGATCATCGCGGCCCTGCCCACCTTATTGATCTATCTCTTCGGCGGCAGGTATTTCGTGCGCGGCCTCACCGCCGGGGCCGTGAAATGA
- a CDS encoding ABC transporter ATP-binding protein, whose amino-acid sequence MAALSIRALSKRYANLEVLKSIDLDIESGEFTVLVGPSGCGKSTLLNIIAGLDRPSEGTVEIGGRVVNDVPPKDRDIAMVFQSYALYPSMTVRQNITFGMECRRVAKAEQEKAVANVARLLQIEPLLGRKPSQLSGGQRQRVAMGRALVRDPLLFLFDEPLSNLDAKLRVEMRMEIKRLHQRIGATIVYVTHDQIEAMTMATRIAVMHRGVVQQFADPDTVYRYPANLFVARFMGSPPMNTMPARLEADAGGPMIVIGAGRPDEVRLRLQGYDAAAPYVGREVVLGIRPECIAEGDRVFSGAVGAPVVVSAPVEMVEPTGAETIVLLRLGGEPALARITPDIRPTPGAPAPFALDTRRICLFDPETERLIA is encoded by the coding sequence ATGGCAGCACTGAGCATTCGCGCCCTGTCGAAGCGCTACGCCAATCTGGAGGTTCTGAAGAGCATCGACCTCGACATCGAGAGCGGCGAATTCACCGTGCTGGTCGGGCCATCCGGCTGCGGCAAGTCCACGCTACTCAACATCATCGCCGGACTCGACCGTCCGAGCGAAGGGACGGTGGAAATCGGCGGGCGCGTCGTCAACGACGTCCCGCCCAAGGACCGCGACATCGCCATGGTGTTCCAGTCCTATGCGCTCTATCCCTCGATGACGGTGCGCCAGAACATCACCTTCGGCATGGAATGCCGACGCGTCGCCAAGGCGGAGCAGGAGAAGGCCGTGGCGAATGTGGCCCGGCTGCTCCAGATCGAGCCCCTGCTCGGCCGCAAGCCGTCGCAATTGTCCGGCGGCCAGCGCCAGCGCGTGGCGATGGGCCGAGCGCTGGTACGCGATCCCCTGCTTTTCCTGTTCGACGAGCCACTCTCCAATCTCGATGCCAAGCTGCGGGTCGAGATGCGGATGGAGATCAAGCGGCTGCATCAGCGCATTGGCGCCACCATCGTCTATGTCACCCACGACCAGATCGAGGCGATGACGATGGCAACGCGCATCGCCGTGATGCACCGGGGCGTGGTGCAGCAATTCGCCGATCCGGACACGGTGTACCGCTATCCCGCCAATCTGTTCGTCGCCCGCTTCATGGGCTCTCCACCCATGAACACGATGCCGGCCCGGCTCGAGGCCGATGCCGGCGGGCCAATGATCGTGATCGGTGCGGGACGGCCGGATGAGGTGCGCCTCCGTCTGCAAGGCTACGATGCCGCGGCGCCTTACGTCGGCCGCGAGGTCGTACTCGGAATCCGGCCGGAATGCATCGCCGAGGGGGACCGCGTGTTCTCCGGTGCCGTGGGTGCGCCCGTTGTCGTCTCCGCGCCTGTCGAGATGGTCGAGCCCACCGGCGCGGAGACCATTGTCCTGCTGCGGCTCGGCGGCGAGCCGGCGCTGGCGCGCATCACGCCGGATATCCGCCCCACGCCGGGCGCGCCTGCTCCCTTCGCGCTCGACACCCGCCGTATTTGCCTGTTCGACCCCGAGACGGAGCGACTAATCGCATGA
- the lpxB gene encoding lipid-A-disaccharide synthase codes for MMQSRDPKRKIFLIATEESGDRLGSALMKVLRQRLGDGVQFEGVGGSTMAREGLVSLFPIDELSIVGFAAVVQQLPKILRLIRETAAAVTEAAPDALVIIDSPDFTHRVARRVRARNPAIPVVDYVSPSVWAWRPGRARAMLGYVDHVLGLLPFEPEEYRKLRGPPCSYVGHPLIEQLPSLRPNAEEQLRRDEEPPVLLVLPGSRRSEIRHHLEVFGATLGRLRAEGRAFELLLPTMPHLESTVREGVGSWPVKPRIVVGETEKRAAFRVARAALAKSGTVTLELALSGIPMVTAYRVGAIEAFILRRAVKVSSVILANLVIGRDVIPEFLQEDCTPEKLAPALSEVLTDSPLRRQQVEAFAQLDAIMSTGNTSPSVLAADIVLATMRKVRR; via the coding sequence GTGATGCAGAGCCGCGATCCCAAGCGGAAGATCTTTCTCATCGCGACGGAGGAATCCGGCGATCGGCTCGGTTCGGCGCTGATGAAGGTGCTGCGCCAGCGGCTCGGAGACGGCGTGCAGTTCGAAGGCGTCGGCGGCAGCACCATGGCGCGGGAAGGGCTGGTCTCGCTGTTCCCGATCGATGAACTGTCGATCGTCGGCTTCGCCGCGGTGGTGCAGCAACTGCCGAAGATCCTGCGCCTGATCCGCGAGACCGCGGCTGCGGTGACCGAGGCCGCGCCCGACGCGCTCGTCATCATCGACAGCCCCGATTTCACCCATCGCGTCGCCCGCCGCGTGCGGGCGCGCAATCCGGCGATCCCGGTGGTCGATTACGTTTCGCCGTCGGTCTGGGCATGGCGGCCGGGCCGGGCGCGCGCCATGCTCGGCTATGTCGATCACGTACTGGGTCTGTTGCCGTTCGAGCCGGAGGAATATCGCAAGCTGAGGGGCCCGCCTTGCAGCTATGTCGGCCATCCCCTGATCGAGCAATTGCCGTCGCTGCGGCCGAACGCCGAAGAGCAGTTGCGCCGCGACGAAGAGCCGCCGGTTCTGCTCGTGCTGCCCGGCAGCCGCCGCAGCGAGATCAGACATCACCTCGAGGTGTTCGGCGCGACGCTCGGCCGATTGCGCGCCGAGGGCCGCGCGTTCGAGCTGTTGCTGCCGACCATGCCGCATCTCGAATCCACCGTCCGAGAGGGCGTCGGCAGCTGGCCGGTCAAGCCGCGGATCGTGGTCGGCGAAACCGAGAAGCGCGCCGCCTTCCGCGTTGCGCGCGCGGCGCTGGCGAAATCCGGAACGGTGACGCTGGAGCTCGCGCTATCAGGCATTCCGATGGTGACGGCTTATCGGGTCGGCGCGATCGAGGCCTTCATCCTGCGCCGCGCCGTCAAGGTCTCGTCTGTGATCCTCGCCAATCTCGTGATCGGCAGGGACGTGATCCCCGAGTTCCTGCAAGAGGACTGTACGCCGGAGAAGCTCGCGCCCGCGCTGTCCGAGGTGCTGACGGATTCGCCGTTGCGCCGGCAGCAAGTCGAAGCGTTTGCCCAGCTCGACGCCATCATGTCGACCGGCAACACATCGCCGAGCGTGCTCGCCGCCGACATCGTGCTCGCGACGATGCGCAAGGTGCGGCGATAG
- a CDS encoding phosphatidate cytidylyltransferase has product MSEPDAAPAGSAPASSNLVMRVLAALVLAPLALVLAYAGGWLWALLVTLASIGLFAEWLTVVGAAGSVVLTASGTAVLAIMGFCVAFGALKTAVITGLVGGAIVTLLARGMLVWAATGFAYASAALLASILVRQDPVNGFAALMFVLLVVWATDIGGYFAGRGIGGPKLWPRVSPKKTWAGAFGSFAASLGVAGGFAACGIGKAIPLLLVSAVLTVVSQLGDLFESAVKRRFGVKDSSHLIPGHGGLLDRLDGFVAAILVAWIIGFLRHGVHSAGSGLMVW; this is encoded by the coding sequence GTGAGCGAACCCGACGCCGCACCGGCCGGCTCCGCGCCCGCCTCGAGCAATCTCGTGATGCGAGTCCTCGCAGCGCTCGTGCTGGCGCCGCTCGCCCTTGTGCTCGCTTATGCCGGTGGCTGGCTCTGGGCGCTTCTCGTCACGCTGGCCTCGATCGGATTGTTCGCGGAATGGCTGACGGTGGTGGGCGCGGCGGGCTCGGTGGTTCTGACCGCGTCCGGGACGGCCGTCCTCGCCATCATGGGCTTCTGCGTTGCCTTCGGCGCGCTCAAGACCGCCGTCATCACCGGCCTCGTTGGCGGCGCGATCGTGACCCTGCTTGCGCGGGGCATGTTGGTCTGGGCCGCCACTGGTTTCGCCTACGCATCGGCCGCGCTGCTGGCCTCGATCCTGGTGCGACAGGATCCCGTGAACGGCTTCGCCGCGCTGATGTTCGTGCTGCTCGTGGTGTGGGCGACCGATATCGGCGGCTATTTCGCGGGCCGCGGCATTGGCGGACCGAAGCTATGGCCGCGGGTCAGCCCCAAGAAGACCTGGGCCGGCGCGTTCGGCAGCTTTGCCGCGAGCCTTGGGGTTGCGGGCGGCTTTGCCGCCTGCGGGATAGGGAAGGCTATTCCGCTGCTGCTCGTGAGCGCTGTCCTGACCGTGGTCTCGCAGCTCGGCGATCTCTTCGAATCCGCCGTGAAGCGGCGCTTTGGGGTCAAGGATTCCAGTCACTTAATTCCCGGCCATGGCGGGCTTCTGGACCGTCTGGACGGCTTTGTCGCTGCCATCCTGGTGGCATGGATTATCGGCTTTCTCCGCCATGGTGTGCATAGCGCCGGAAGCGGTCTTATGGTTTGGTGA
- a CDS encoding LpxI family protein, which produces MTSAASEISSPVGVVAGGGAMPFAVASSLAARGITPVLFPLRGACDPAQLEKFRHRWISVGQLGRAMRLFREEGCRDLIFIGTLVRPSLSEIRFDFTTLRLLGNVIRAFRGGDDHLLSGVGRILEQGGFRMVGIKDVAPDLLMPEGCITRAWPSENGKSDIERGRAVLTALGPFDIGQAAVVIDGHVVAVEDIEGTDALLARVARLREEGRIRAATGRGVLVKAPKSSQDLRFDLPTIGARTIEGVAAAGLAGIAVIAGNTIAAEPQAMIALADAKYLFVIGLPA; this is translated from the coding sequence ATGACATCGGCGGCTTCGGAGATTTCATCGCCGGTCGGCGTGGTCGCAGGCGGCGGCGCCATGCCGTTCGCGGTCGCCTCGTCGCTCGCCGCGCGCGGCATTACCCCGGTGCTGTTTCCGCTGCGCGGCGCCTGCGATCCGGCACAGCTCGAAAAATTCCGCCACCGCTGGATTTCGGTCGGCCAGCTCGGCCGCGCGATGCGGCTGTTTCGGGAGGAAGGCTGCCGCGACCTGATCTTCATCGGCACGCTGGTGCGGCCTTCGCTGTCAGAGATCCGGTTCGACTTCACGACCTTGCGGCTGCTCGGCAACGTCATCCGCGCCTTCCGCGGCGGCGACGATCATCTGCTGTCCGGCGTCGGTCGCATTCTCGAGCAAGGCGGCTTCCGCATGGTCGGCATCAAGGACGTCGCGCCCGACCTCCTGATGCCCGAAGGCTGCATCACCCGCGCCTGGCCCAGCGAAAACGGCAAGAGCGATATCGAGCGGGGGCGTGCGGTGCTCACTGCGCTCGGGCCGTTCGACATCGGCCAGGCCGCTGTCGTGATCGACGGCCACGTGGTGGCGGTCGAGGATATCGAGGGCACTGATGCGCTGCTTGCGCGCGTGGCGCGCCTGCGCGAGGAGGGGCGCATCCGCGCCGCCACAGGGCGCGGCGTGCTGGTGAAGGCGCCGAAGAGCAGTCAGGATTTGCGCTTCGACCTGCCGACGATTGGCGCACGCACCATCGAGGGCGTCGCAGCCGCCGGCCTCGCCGGGATCGCCGTGATCGCCGGCAACACCATTGCCGCCGAGCCGCAGGCGATGATCGCGCTCGCCGACGCAAAGTACCTGTTCGTCATTGGCCTGCCGGCGTGA
- a CDS encoding carbohydrate ABC transporter permease, whose product MIWVPLLLSAAHLISFSIWTIWMSFTPSTLVPVTGWVGLRNYNSVLASRNWQIAFDNLLLFGIAFVLLSLITGLVLAILLDQRIRGENVLRTIFLYPLAVSFVVTGTVWSWLLNPGIGIEKLAHDLGWISFHFDWLVNRDMAIWTIVIAAIWQSSGFGMALFLAGLRSVDANIIKAAQIDGAGPIRTYWRVILPTLWPITITVVVVQLQFAISAFDLVRALTNGGPGIATQLPALVVYDLMFQRGQLGRGAAAAVLMLLILLAVLLPYAAWRYVQRRQATHA is encoded by the coding sequence ATGATCTGGGTGCCGCTGCTGCTGTCCGCGGCGCACCTCATTTCGTTCTCGATCTGGACGATCTGGATGTCGTTTACGCCGTCCACGCTTGTGCCGGTCACGGGCTGGGTGGGATTGCGCAACTACAATTCGGTCCTTGCGTCGCGCAACTGGCAAATCGCCTTCGACAATCTGCTGCTGTTCGGCATCGCCTTCGTGCTGCTGAGCTTGATCACCGGTCTCGTGCTCGCGATCTTGCTCGATCAGCGCATTCGTGGCGAGAACGTGCTGCGTACCATCTTCCTGTACCCCCTGGCGGTCTCGTTCGTCGTGACCGGCACGGTGTGGAGCTGGCTGCTCAATCCCGGTATCGGGATCGAGAAGCTTGCCCACGACCTCGGCTGGATCTCCTTCCATTTCGACTGGCTGGTCAACCGCGACATGGCGATCTGGACCATCGTCATCGCCGCGATCTGGCAATCCTCGGGCTTCGGGATGGCGCTCTTCCTTGCCGGGCTTCGGTCCGTCGATGCCAACATCATCAAGGCCGCGCAGATCGACGGCGCAGGACCGATCCGGACCTATTGGCGTGTGATCTTGCCGACGCTTTGGCCGATCACCATCACCGTCGTGGTCGTCCAGCTGCAGTTCGCCATTTCGGCTTTCGACCTCGTCCGCGCGCTCACCAATGGCGGGCCCGGCATAGCGACCCAGCTGCCGGCCCTTGTTGTCTACGACCTCATGTTCCAGCGCGGCCAGCTCGGCCGGGGTGCGGCAGCGGCGGTGCTCATGCTGCTCATCCTTCTCGCCGTGCTGCTGCCCTATGCAGCGTGGCGTTATGTCCAGCGACGGCAGGCCACCCATGCCTGA
- a CDS encoding SDR family NAD(P)-dependent oxidoreductase, whose translation MTKTSYAGLADRVVLITGGASGIGAAFVRAFAAQGARVAFLDVDADAGKALVRELAGTSGAAPLFVPCDLLDIDALRAAMAQIQGSLGDAAVLVNNAANDQRQVLTDVTPSEFDWMIGVNLKHVFFAAQTVVPQMRARGGGSIINMSSIAWIRGAPALPVYAAAKAAIVGFTNSLARLVGPDRIRVNAIAPGMVITERQRRLWYPDEQAIAELRTRQAVPDAVTPDDIANMALFLASDASQRITRQCFQVDGGLG comes from the coding sequence ATGACCAAGACGAGCTATGCCGGCCTCGCGGACCGCGTGGTGCTGATCACCGGGGGCGCCAGCGGCATCGGCGCTGCCTTCGTGCGCGCATTCGCAGCGCAGGGCGCACGTGTCGCTTTCCTCGACGTCGATGCGGACGCCGGCAAGGCGCTGGTTCGGGAGCTGGCCGGCACCTCCGGCGCCGCGCCGCTGTTCGTGCCCTGCGACCTCCTGGACATCGACGCCTTGCGCGCCGCCATGGCCCAAATCCAGGGATCGCTTGGCGATGCCGCGGTCCTCGTCAACAACGCTGCCAATGATCAGCGCCAGGTGCTCACGGACGTCACGCCATCCGAATTCGACTGGATGATCGGCGTCAACCTCAAGCACGTCTTCTTTGCCGCACAGACGGTGGTGCCGCAGATGCGGGCGCGAGGCGGCGGCTCGATCATCAACATGTCGTCGATTGCCTGGATACGCGGAGCGCCGGCACTTCCGGTGTACGCGGCGGCCAAGGCTGCGATCGTCGGCTTCACCAATTCGCTGGCGCGGCTCGTTGGCCCCGACCGCATCCGCGTCAACGCGATTGCGCCGGGCATGGTCATCACGGAGCGCCAGCGCCGGCTATGGTATCCGGACGAGCAGGCGATCGCCGAGCTGCGCACGCGCCAAGCCGTTCCCGATGCGGTGACGCCCGACGATATCGCGAACATGGCGCTGTTTTTGGCTTCCGACGCGAGCCAGCGCATCACGCGCCAATGCTTTCAGGTCGACGGCGGTCTCGGCTAA
- the lpxD gene encoding UDP-3-O-(3-hydroxymyristoyl)glucosamine N-acyltransferase, whose translation MAQPTFFTKPPASALADIAALAKAQLVDPAKGDHVITGVASLDEAGPMHLAFFDNLKYADELKATKAGACLVSPRFEAQVPAHVAVLRVAQPFRAFVRIAREWHGDALRPQSWVGHDGIAPSAIIDPSARLEDGVVVDPLAVIGPGVEIGSGTVVGVGAVIGPGVKIGRDCNVGARTAIQCALIGNNVLIHPGCSIGQDGYGFIFFGPEGHLKVPQTGRVLIQSDVEVGANTTIDRGSLRDTVIGEGTKIDNQVQIGHNVTIGRHCLLAAQIGLAGSLTLGDNVALGAKVGINNHVKIGDGAQVTAMSGVKDDIPAGGRWGGFFAKPTRQWFKEILAVERLARDGKADSKDEGRE comes from the coding sequence ATGGCGCAGCCGACCTTCTTCACAAAACCGCCGGCCTCAGCGCTGGCTGACATCGCCGCGCTCGCCAAGGCGCAACTGGTCGATCCTGCCAAAGGCGACCACGTCATCACAGGCGTCGCTTCGCTCGACGAAGCCGGCCCGATGCATCTGGCGTTCTTCGACAACCTGAAATACGCCGACGAGCTCAAGGCCACCAAAGCCGGCGCCTGCTTGGTGAGCCCGCGCTTTGAGGCCCAGGTGCCGGCGCATGTGGCTGTGCTGCGGGTGGCGCAGCCGTTCCGCGCCTTTGTCAGGATCGCGCGCGAATGGCACGGCGACGCGCTCAGGCCGCAATCCTGGGTGGGCCATGACGGCATCGCGCCGTCGGCCATCATCGATCCCTCGGCGCGGCTCGAGGACGGCGTGGTCGTCGATCCGCTGGCCGTGATCGGTCCGGGCGTCGAGATCGGTAGCGGCACGGTGGTCGGCGTCGGCGCGGTGATCGGCCCGGGTGTCAAGATCGGCCGGGACTGCAATGTCGGCGCCCGCACGGCGATCCAGTGCGCCCTGATCGGCAACAATGTCCTGATCCATCCCGGCTGCTCGATCGGCCAGGACGGCTACGGCTTCATCTTTTTCGGCCCCGAGGGCCATCTGAAAGTGCCGCAGACCGGACGGGTGCTGATCCAGAGCGACGTCGAGGTCGGCGCCAACACCACCATCGACCGCGGCAGCTTGCGCGACACGGTGATCGGCGAGGGCACCAAAATCGACAATCAGGTCCAGATCGGCCACAATGTGACCATCGGCCGGCACTGCCTGCTGGCGGCCCAGATCGGGCTCGCGGGCAGCCTGACCCTCGGCGACAACGTGGCGCTGGGAGCGAAGGTTGGCATCAACAACCACGTCAAGATCGGCGACGGGGCTCAGGTGACGGCCATGAGCGGCGTCAAGGACGACATTCCCGCGGGCGGGCGCTGGGGCGGCTTTTTTGCCAAGCCGACCAGGCAGTGGTTCAAAGAGATTTTGGCGGTGGAGCGCCTGGCGCGCGACGGCAAGGCCGATTCGAAGGATGAGGGACGGGAATGA
- the lpxA gene encoding acyl-ACP--UDP-N-acetylglucosamine O-acyltransferase: MSKIDPAARVEDGALIGEGTEIGPYCIIGRNARIGANCKLIGQVTVIGHTSIGDGCVISPFAVLGGAPQDLSYKGEPTTLEIGSGNIIREGATMNVGTVKGGGKTRVGNDGYFMNNSHVGHDCMVGNNAIFATSATLGGHCEIGDAVYVGGLSAVHQFTRIGSYVMVGGLSGVRDDIIPYGLANGQYAVLESLNLIGMKRRKFTKERLATVRAFYQKLFHGPGIFAERLEAVRPLASDDPAIAEIIDFIGKGKRPLCLPAVEK, encoded by the coding sequence ATGAGTAAGATTGATCCCGCCGCGCGGGTGGAAGACGGCGCATTGATCGGCGAGGGCACTGAGATCGGGCCCTATTGCATCATCGGCCGCAACGCCAGGATCGGGGCGAACTGCAAGCTGATCGGACAGGTTACCGTCATCGGCCACACGTCGATCGGTGATGGCTGCGTGATCTCCCCGTTCGCGGTGCTGGGCGGCGCCCCACAGGATCTCAGCTACAAGGGCGAGCCGACCACGCTCGAGATCGGTTCCGGCAACATCATCCGCGAAGGCGCGACGATGAACGTCGGCACCGTCAAGGGCGGTGGCAAGACGCGCGTCGGCAACGACGGCTATTTCATGAACAACAGCCATGTCGGCCATGACTGCATGGTCGGCAACAACGCGATCTTCGCGACCTCGGCGACGCTCGGCGGCCATTGCGAGATCGGCGACGCCGTCTATGTCGGCGGGCTATCGGCGGTGCACCAGTTCACGCGCATCGGGTCCTATGTGATGGTCGGCGGCCTCTCGGGCGTGCGCGACGACATCATCCCGTACGGGCTCGCCAACGGCCAATATGCGGTGCTGGAGAGTCTCAACCTGATCGGCATGAAGCGGCGCAAGTTCACCAAGGAACGCCTCGCCACCGTGCGCGCGTTCTATCAGAAGCTTTTCCACGGTCCCGGCATATTCGCCGAGCGGCTGGAGGCGGTACGGCCGCTTGCGAGCGACGATCCGGCCATCGCCGAGATCATCGACTTCATCGGCAAGGGCAAGCGCCCGCTGTGTCTTCCCGCCGTCGAAAAGTGA
- a CDS encoding ABC transporter substrate-binding protein — translation MPITTTRRRLLAGSAAALALPAFARAQGAVKPRLTVISQWSAGSDGAAITALGKKFEEKGGTWQHSPVPGFTTEMMNKLRAQIIAGDPPACSQLKGPEIAAWSKIAPTVDLDALVAAAGYEKVVAPDLAKLHKPGGKWIALPLQIYSTNMLFLSKRAMDKAKADKPPVTWADFNDLAEKMKAAGVTFPVANGGTRADDGQKFEASLAGISPTAYRAAAMNLDKKALEGPEIKAAFAQMRKITNWMDPNVGAQPYATNLKRFIDGDMGMLIMGGWAQGVLRNAGFKLDDFTIAPGPSDNGKPVFLLNADAFIFWQRKEPDLQAGQTLMAQLVMDPAIQTMYSQITGSIPVRTDVDLSGEGWSDGQRRTAAALKEAVASNQAVLSLAHNMAQENGLTAAMIDVFTEYAKNKTITPDQAVTRLAEAVEGAR, via the coding sequence ATGCCGATCACCACAACGAGGCGTCGTCTTCTTGCTGGCTCTGCCGCTGCGCTCGCGCTGCCTGCCTTTGCCCGCGCGCAAGGCGCGGTCAAGCCGCGCCTGACCGTGATCTCGCAATGGTCCGCCGGCAGCGACGGCGCGGCGATCACCGCACTCGGCAAGAAATTCGAGGAGAAGGGCGGGACGTGGCAGCACTCGCCGGTCCCCGGGTTCACCACCGAGATGATGAACAAGCTACGTGCTCAGATCATCGCCGGCGATCCGCCGGCTTGTTCGCAACTCAAGGGCCCCGAGATCGCAGCCTGGTCGAAGATCGCTCCGACCGTCGATCTTGACGCACTTGTCGCGGCCGCCGGCTACGAGAAGGTCGTCGCGCCGGACCTTGCAAAATTGCACAAGCCGGGGGGCAAGTGGATTGCCCTGCCGCTGCAGATCTACAGCACCAACATGCTATTTCTCTCCAAGCGCGCCATGGACAAAGCCAAGGCCGATAAGCCCCCCGTGACCTGGGCTGACTTCAACGATCTTGCCGAGAAGATGAAAGCCGCCGGGGTCACCTTTCCGGTCGCCAACGGTGGCACCCGCGCCGACGATGGGCAAAAATTCGAGGCCTCGCTCGCCGGCATCAGTCCGACCGCATATCGCGCAGCCGCGATGAATCTCGACAAGAAGGCCCTGGAGGGTCCCGAGATCAAGGCGGCCTTCGCACAGATGCGCAAGATCACCAACTGGATGGACCCCAATGTTGGCGCCCAACCCTATGCCACCAATTTGAAGCGCTTCATCGATGGCGACATGGGCATGTTGATCATGGGCGGATGGGCGCAGGGCGTGTTGCGCAACGCCGGTTTCAAGTTGGACGACTTTACCATCGCGCCGGGTCCCAGCGACAATGGCAAGCCGGTGTTCCTGCTCAATGCCGACGCCTTCATCTTCTGGCAGCGCAAGGAGCCCGATCTGCAGGCCGGACAGACGTTGATGGCCCAGCTCGTGATGGATCCGGCGATCCAGACCATGTACTCGCAAATCACGGGATCGATCCCGGTGCGCACCGACGTCGATCTGTCCGGTGAAGGCTGGTCCGATGGTCAAAGGCGAACCGCAGCCGCACTCAAGGAGGCTGTCGCCAGCAATCAGGCCGTCCTGAGCCTCGCGCACAACATGGCGCAGGAAAATGGCCTGACCGCTGCGATGATCGACGTGTTCACCGAATACGCAAAGAACAAGACGATTACGCCGGATCAGGCGGTCACCCGCCTTGCCGAGGCTGTCGAGGGCGCCCGTTGA